CCCTCTAAGACTCTTTTATTTCCACCTTTCTCTTTCAATTTTAGTTTCTCCCAGTTTTGAAGTACTTGCTCCTCACCCTCCACTACCGTATCACTAAAAATATGAGGATGACGGAAAATTAATTTTTCCACCAAAGAATCAACGACATCCGCAAAGTTAAACCAGTTTTTTTCATCACCCATTTTGGCATAAAAGACGATATGCAACAAGACATCCCCTAACTCTTTTTTTATATCATCAGGATTCTCTTCACCAATCGCGTCTACTAACTCATAAACCTCCTCAATTGTCAAGCTCTTCATTGAATCAAAAGTTTGTTTACGATCCCATGGACACTCTACTCTTAATCGATCTAAGACATCTAATAATTTCGAAAGAGAAGCACTTTCTTTATCTCTTGTCACCATAATGTTGCTTTAATGTTACGTTTTATCAAAGGTACACTATTCTTATTCCTTACGATGGAATAATTCACAAAAATATTTCGTTAAATTTGTCGTAGATCTTTTGAGAAGAATATATGACAGATATAGTACAAACAACTATTGCTATTGAAGATCCTTCCACTCTATGGGGGATAAACAATGCATACTTAGAATTACTTAAAGCGCATTTTCATGATATCAGAATCACATCAAGAGGAAATGAACTTAAGCTAAAAGGAGATACAGCACTCATAGAAAAGTGCGTCACGGTAATCCATAGACTCCAAAAAATTATCAATGATAAAGGGATTATTCGTAAACATGATCTGTTAGACTTAATAGAAAAGCCCGATTCAGAACATGAGACTTCCTTTAAGCCTAATCATATAGGATATACCTATTTAGGAAAACCCATACTTCCTCAGAGTCGCAATCAACAACTTTTGGTTGAATCCATACTAAAAGAAGATCTATCTTTTGCCATTGGTCCTGCAGGAAGTGGAAAGACGTACCTTTCTATTGCCATGGCAGTACAACTATTGAAGTCAAATCAAGTACGCAAAATAATACTTTGCCGACCAGCAGTTGAAGCTGGGGAAAACTTAGGTTTTCTTCCAGGAGATTTGAAGGAAAAGATTGATCCTTTTTTACAACCACTATACGATGCATTACAAGAGATGCTTTCACCCAAAAAGCTCAATGAACTAATGCAAGACGGGGTAATTCAGATCTCTCCATTGGCTTATATGAGAGGTCGTACCTTAAAAGATGCTTGTGTTATCCTTGATGAAGCACAAAATGCAACCCATTCTCAACTAAAAATGTTTTTAACTAGAATGGGACCTACTTCAAAATATATCGTCACCGGAGACATTACCCAGATTGACCTACCCAGAAACCAAAAATCTGGTCTCCGTGATACAATCACTGCTTTGGAGAATATTCCAGAGATTGGAGTAGTTAATTTAGCCCAAGTGGATATTGTCCGTCACCCACTTGTTAAAAAAATAGTGGACGCTTTAGACAATCCAAAATCCAATGTTTAATAAATAAAAAATTCACAGATGAAAGACCAATTAGTTAAGTCCGATTTCAATTTCCCAAATCAACAGTCCGTATATCATGGAAAAGTGCGTGATGTGTATGACCTAGGGGATGATTATCTATTGATGATTGTTTCGGATCGTATTTCAGCCTTTGATGTAGTTCTACCTACAGGGATACCTTATAAGGGGGAAGTTCTAAACTTAATTGCCTCTAAATTCCTTGATGCTACAGCTGATATCGTACCCAATTGGAAAATAAATACTCCTGACCCAGCAGTTACCTTTGGTTATAAATGTGAGCCTTTTAAAGTAGAGATGGTAATTAGAGGTTACTTAACAGGACATGCTTGGAGAGAGTATAAGTCAGGAAAAAGGAGTCTTTGTGGTATCCCCCTTCCAGATGGGATGAAAGAGAATCAGAAATTTGATAAGCCTATTATCACCCCAACAACCAAAGCAGATGTAGGCCATGATGAAGATATTTCGAAAGAGGATATTATTGCTCAAGGTTTAGTCACTAAAGAGGATTACGAAGCATTAGAGCAATATACCTATCAACTTTTTGAAAGAGGTTCAGAGATTGCTGATAATAATGGACTTATCCTAGTAGATACTAAATACGAATTTGGGAAAAAAGATGGTAAGATCATACTAATCGACGAAATTCACACTCCAGATTCATCTCGTTACTTCTATGCCAACACTTATCAAGATAATTTTGATCAAGGAAAAGCACAAAAGCAGTTATCTAAAGAATTTGTTCGCCAATGGTTAATCGAAAATGATTTCCAAGGACGTGATGGGGATACTTTACCTGAATTTACTTCTGAATTTGTATCACAAGTATCAGAACGTTATATCGAACTATATGAATATATTACAGGAGATAAATTTGTTCGTTCAGACATCTCAGATGTTGCCAAACGAATTGAAACAAATGTAAACACTTATCTAAGTAAATTAGATTAAATATCTCTATATAGATAGTCTAAAAAGGAGTCTTTTGCGAAAGGCTCCTTTTTTTTTGATTTATTTTTATGTACATTTGAAATAATATTAACAGGGGGGTGCCTAAAATACAGGCTGAGATCATACCCATAACCTGATCCAGATAATACTGGCGTAGGTAATATGTTAAGCACATACTCTTCTCAACACCGTTACGTTGAAGTGCTCCCTATAATTATAACTTATCATGAAAATACTATTTAATGGTAATAGTATGAAAATCGATGTATTAACCAATATACATGATCTTCTCTCCATGTATCAGATCGAACTCCAAGGCATTGCTGTCGCAATTAATCAAAGATTATGTCCCAAGACAGAGTGGGGAGAAACCTATCTGCAAGAAGGAGATTCTATTCTCATCATTCAGGCCACTCAAGGAGGATAATAACCTATTTTTTAAAGGAATACAGATAAATCAGCAACAACGTTTTTTGCTGAAATGGAATTATACACCCTAAACTTTTCTATTCATGTTAGAAGGTAACGATAAGATTACGACAAGACCATTTCCTCAAAGTCAAAAGGTCTATATTAAGGGAGAACAATTTGACATTAAGGTCCCAATGAGACAGATTAACCTCTCAGACACAATCGATGATGAAGAGAATGTAATCAAAAATGATCCAGTCACGGTATACGATACCTCAGGGCCATATACTGACCCCGAAGTATTCATCGATCCATTAAAAGGACTACCAATAGTGAAAGAGGGATGGCGCTACCAGAAAGAGCACTTAATGACAGTGGATATTCCAAAGCCACTCCAATCCGACATATTTAAAAGAGAAAAAGCCCTCGTAGCCAAAGAAGAACACCCTATTACACAGCGATTTTACGCTTCACAAGGAATAATTACTCCTGAGATGGAGTATGTAGCCATACGAGAAAATTGTCTTTACAACAAGGATAAAAAGACAAAAAGCCTACACCCTGATCCAATGGGAGCCAATATTCCAGAGGTGGTTACTCCAGAGTTTGTGTGTCAAGAGGTTGCTGCAGGACGAGCAATTATCCCATCTAACATCAATCATCCAGAGATGGAGCCAATGATCATAGGAAGAAATTTCCGAGTGAAGATCAATGCGAACATTGGGAATTCTGCCCTTAGTTCCTCTATAGAAGAGGAGGTTGAAAAAGCAGTTTGGGCATTTCGCTGGGGAGCGGATACCATTATGGATCTATCGACAGGGAAAAATATCCACCAAACAAGAGAGTGGATTCTACGTAATTCTCCTGTTCCTGTTGGGACTGTACCTCTTTACCAAGCATTAGAGAAGGTCCATGGAAATGTTGCAGATCTTTCTTGGGAAGTATTCAAAGAGACACTTATTGAACAAGCACAACAAGGGGTCAGTTATTTTACCATTCATGCAGGGTTAAGATGGCAACATGTTCCATTCACGATAAAGAGAAAAACTGGAATTGTCTCTAGAGGAGGCGCCATTATGGCCAACTGGTGTACAACCCACAAGAGAGAGAGTTTTTTATATACTCACTTTGATGAGATATGTAAACTGATGGCTCGTTATGATGTGGCTATTTCCTTAGGAGATGGTCTAAGACCAGGATCCATATATGATGCCAATGATAAAGCTCAATTTAAGGAGTTGGAGACATTGGGAGAATTAACGAAAATGGCATCAAAACATCATCTACAAGTAATTATAGAAGGTCCGGGACATGTCCCATTACATCGTATAAAAGAGAATATGGACAAAGAGTTAGAACACTGCTACGAAGCCCCATTCTATACTTTAGGTCCAATTACCACTGATATTGCACCAGGGTATGATCATATTACTTCTGCCATTGGCGCAGCAAACATTGGATGGTATGGAACAGCAATGCTATGTTATGTAACTCCTAAAGAGCATCTCGGGCTCCCAAATAAACAAGATGTTCGTGAAGGAGTAATTACCTATAAAATTGCTGCACATGTTGCAGATATCGCAAAAGGAATTCCTGGAGTTGAAAGTAGAGATCATGCGATGTCGGATGCAAGGTTTGAATTTCGATGGAAAGATCAATTTGCTCTCTCTTTAGATCCAGAAAAAGCAATGGAATTTCATGATGCGACACTTCCAGACGA
The Prolixibacteraceae bacterium DNA segment above includes these coding regions:
- the mazG gene encoding nucleoside triphosphate pyrophosphohydrolase yields the protein MVTRDKESASLSKLLDVLDRLRVECPWDRKQTFDSMKSLTIEEVYELVDAIGEENPDDIKKELGDVLLHIVFYAKMGDEKNWFNFADVVDSLVEKLIFRHPHIFSDTVVEGEEQVLQNWEKLKLKEKGGNKRVLEGVPKSLPPLIKASRIQEKARNVGFDWDKKEDVWEKVHEELQEVQVEMDHKNQKALEGEFGDLLFSVINAARLYGVDPNLALEKTNKKFITRFNYIENSAINSNKELSDMSLEEMDVLWNEAKNKA
- a CDS encoding phosphoribosylaminoimidazolesuccinocarboxamide synthase; translated protein: MKDQLVKSDFNFPNQQSVYHGKVRDVYDLGDDYLLMIVSDRISAFDVVLPTGIPYKGEVLNLIASKFLDATADIVPNWKINTPDPAVTFGYKCEPFKVEMVIRGYLTGHAWREYKSGKRSLCGIPLPDGMKENQKFDKPIITPTTKADVGHDEDISKEDIIAQGLVTKEDYEALEQYTYQLFERGSEIADNNGLILVDTKYEFGKKDGKIILIDEIHTPDSSRYFYANTYQDNFDQGKAQKQLSKEFVRQWLIENDFQGRDGDTLPEFTSEFVSQVSERYIELYEYITGDKFVRSDISDVAKRIETNVNTYLSKLD
- the thiC gene encoding phosphomethylpyrimidine synthase ThiC, encoding MLEGNDKITTRPFPQSQKVYIKGEQFDIKVPMRQINLSDTIDDEENVIKNDPVTVYDTSGPYTDPEVFIDPLKGLPIVKEGWRYQKEHLMTVDIPKPLQSDIFKREKALVAKEEHPITQRFYASQGIITPEMEYVAIRENCLYNKDKKTKSLHPDPMGANIPEVVTPEFVCQEVAAGRAIIPSNINHPEMEPMIIGRNFRVKINANIGNSALSSSIEEEVEKAVWAFRWGADTIMDLSTGKNIHQTREWILRNSPVPVGTVPLYQALEKVHGNVADLSWEVFKETLIEQAQQGVSYFTIHAGLRWQHVPFTIKRKTGIVSRGGAIMANWCTTHKRESFLYTHFDEICKLMARYDVAISLGDGLRPGSIYDANDKAQFKELETLGELTKMASKHHLQVIIEGPGHVPLHRIKENMDKELEHCYEAPFYTLGPITTDIAPGYDHITSAIGAANIGWYGTAMLCYVTPKEHLGLPNKQDVREGVITYKIAAHVADIAKGIPGVESRDHAMSDARFEFRWKDQFALSLDPEKAMEFHDATLPDEGHKTSHFCSMCGEHFCSMKASKALHKKTKETEEETVEI
- a CDS encoding PhoH family protein, yielding MTDIVQTTIAIEDPSTLWGINNAYLELLKAHFHDIRITSRGNELKLKGDTALIEKCVTVIHRLQKIINDKGIIRKHDLLDLIEKPDSEHETSFKPNHIGYTYLGKPILPQSRNQQLLVESILKEDLSFAIGPAGSGKTYLSIAMAVQLLKSNQVRKIILCRPAVEAGENLGFLPGDLKEKIDPFLQPLYDALQEMLSPKKLNELMQDGVIQISPLAYMRGRTLKDACVILDEAQNATHSQLKMFLTRMGPTSKYIVTGDITQIDLPRNQKSGLRDTITALENIPEIGVVNLAQVDIVRHPLVKKIVDALDNPKSNV
- the thiS gene encoding sulfur carrier protein ThiS codes for the protein MKILFNGNSMKIDVLTNIHDLLSMYQIELQGIAVAINQRLCPKTEWGETYLQEGDSILIIQATQGG